DNA from Scheffersomyces stipitis CBS 6054 chromosome 1, whole genome shotgun sequence:
ATAGGACTGTTTGTCGACGACTGTGAAGTGTACGACGAGTGGGGCAGGCCGTTGTTGTTTGGCAGCGACGAGTTGGAGGTGGACGAAGGGGACGTTGAGTCCATTTCCATATCGAGGGCAGACGAGCTGGAAGTCTTTGCTACGGGGGCCGTTGGCTGGGGAGCGGATTCCGTCAACGTCGAGACGGACTGGTTGGAGTCGGCGTTGAGGTACGAGACGGGATGCAAATTGTAGTTCATATTGGATACAAGACCAGTAGATTAGCAGCTGACACTGGGAACAGTAGCTGGAAGAGCTGGAAGAGTGGAAGTCGACGCTGGCAGACAAATACGAGTGGCCGTGGCAGTCGAGACTGATCTGGTAGAGACTGGATCTGTAGATTTGGCGTCAGAGATCGGGCAGTTTTCGGTAAAACTGGGCAATTCTGAGACTGGCTGGAACTCGAGTATGGGACGATGTCCTGTGGGAGCTAGCAGTAGTGTAGAGTCGTGGGACGGGGAAACACTGGCAGGACGAGCTGATAGTGCTGTTAGAAACCTGAGATGAAAAACCTGAGCAAAAGAAGTAAACGAGCCAATATCCAATTTCCAGGATTTGCCCTCATATAAGGGGCATCCAGAATGAAGCCATTCAGTTCCAAAAACCTCTGGGCTCAGACTCTGCCTGACTGTTGGATTCACTAAGCTTTTTTACGACTCTAGGCGGAGCTGCGTGCGCGGCCCAAAATAAACCTTTTTTTCTTAGTGCCAAGCTTTCACCACAATGTGGTAGTGGTGGAATGTTGCAACGAGATGGCCATACTTAACTAGCAAATGAGATCCCGGCAAAGTCCACGGCTCGGCATTGCGGTTTGCGCGTTAAGCCCGGAATATAGCCAAACGTCTTCAGGTCGATGCGCTCGCTCCCTCGGCACAAAACCACCTCTTCCATAcattctttctcttctgtaCGTCCAGCTTCCCTTCCTCACCTCCGTCAGCCTCGCCGTTCCACCACTCTATTCTTCTCTAATGTACAGTTTCCGCCCAAGCTGTAAAATTCAAGTTAATATACAATATGCATGCCGATATGCATGCTGATATACATGCACGCTCAAAATTGTCACAAATGTCTGGAAATTGGTCAATAAACCCATCACGTGCTCGAGCCATCACCGTTTACAGGTTGGACCGGTGCGACTGGCGGcacttttctttttcctACTCCCTTTTTGCTTAGCGCCAAGACACAGCGTATTTTCTACAACACAGTCACGTGTGTACGCATCTTGTTTCATGTGCAGTTTATGCGGGGCCTGCAAATTAAAAACGATGAACTTTAAGCGAGCCTGTGTCACGTGAGCGAATCGACCCATCTTATCTAGATCTCTCTGTCAAGCCCTCGACCTGGTCTTACAATAGCTTACGATTTGGCTTGATACCGTTTAAGCTCGTACCAGCAGAACTAAACCTAAAAAAATGATGCCTTCAGCCAGATTCGAACTGACGATCTCCTCATTACTAGTGAGGTGCCTTACCAACTTGGCCATAAAGGCGTCATATGCAGGAGTCTCCCGGGGGTGAGTCGAACACCCGATCTCAAGATTTCAGTAGTACTGAAGAGTAACTTTACAGTCTCGCGCCTTAGCCAGCTTGGCCACCGAGAGGAATTCCTGTGCGAGTTTTTGCAGTTTTGCTACGGCACGTTTATTTATCACGGGGTTTTGGTCATGTGTTTTCCTGTATATAGACGTGTTCAATGCCTCTTAAACTTCAGTCGGTATAGCCTTTATGTCTTCAATAGCCATTGAAATGGGTAAGAGAGTATTACAAtatctgaaaattgaaatattctcTTTTTAGCTTTGGTTCCATTATTCTTATTCAAATTTCGTTCAATTTTGGCCTTTTCCCAAAGAACTGGCCATTCCCAAATGTTGCGTCTGTTTCTTAGAATATCTTGTAGTATAAAACACTGTAACAGGATGGAGATAGAGGATTGATATGTCTCACTACTGGTGAGACCTTTAAATCATGCTTTCCTTATTTTCAATTAGTTTTATAGTGAGTATTGTACTATTTGCCAGAAATACTTCCAAATAGTAGTCAATATATATGAAAATTACATTTACAAATTTGAATACCTTCATTAGCCATGGTTTCGAAACTATATACTCATTAAGATGAAGCTCCTTTATGGTCTGATAGCCATTCGAGAGCCTTAGCAAAGAGAGTTGAGCAAAAtctctttttgcaatctaCTTCTGCAACCATTTCAAGTCACATGATAAATCACGTGCCAAAATAATATAAGTTATCAAGGATAAAGTGAAGCCCCagaattcaacttctaTTCCCATTTCTTCAGGTTATTCTATGGATATCGCACAGATGTGTACATAAAAATAGCAGAATTGTTACAAAAGCCGAATGTCGAACAGAACCTCCAATACAACCGTCGAACCTAGAGGttcagaagttgagaatAGAGAAAATGTGCTATTGTTAAGAAGACAATCGGTTCCAGAACATGAGCTGAACCCACAAGAGAGAACCAAAGCGAcgcaaaagaagaaaaagaagaagccaaaggTCAGATGGACAGAGGATGTGGTCGATAACGAAGATatgaacaaaaagaaaacaaaaatcTGTTGCATTTTCCATCCTCAACGAAACTTCGATGATGGAACCGATTCTGACCATTCGCATTCCGACTCCGATTCATCGTCTGATTCTTCGGGAGACGAACGAGGAGGACATGAAGGAAGCAGCAGAGGACCCGATGGTGGTAACGATAGCAAGAAAATTGTCGATGGAGTCAAGAAAGAACCCATTCCCAATGCGTATGAATACCAGCCTGTTTATAAAAATGAATCGAAGTTGCCTCCAGGGATCAACGATGAGAGATGAGATGGATGGGTTAGCAGAAGTATATAGTCAATAGAGTGTGTCAAGGAAATAGATCTGGTAGTGATAATGATAAGATGTACTATAAGTAGCTGATCTAGCTACAGTATAAGTTTACTGATTCGTTGATAGTGACGAAGATACACTTTAGGCATGTTCTAGCAAGATATTCTTATGTCTATTAACATTTTGTAATGCAGAAGCATAAAACGGAAAGCTACCAGGCAGAAACATGCCATAGTCCTACCATAATCTACATATCTACAATATACAACATACTCTACATACCTACAATATACAACTAAACCGATATCCTGTATTAACAAGTAAATGCAAAGTAACGAGTGATAattagaagaaatgaatcCGTCGTATGAGcgtgggtgcaaatttcgcagccaatAAATAGATGAAATTAAGTCAGCTGTCGGGGTTGGCGATCTTTAACGTCTTACGTGAGTAGTCGAGTTGGTCgttcaacgacttgtagCTGGGGTTGTTGTTCATGAACATGTTCTGAGGATCAAAACCTGTGTCGAGCTCGGAAATAGGGAACATGATTCCGTCTCGGCTTCCTGCGTCGTTGCTGGCGGAGTCGtccatcatcaacttctttttggACAAGCTTCTGCCGACTTCAGGGCTCGAAACGACTGCGCCATTGAAAAACGACAAGAGCGATTTGCCCAGGTTGTCCCGGTTCAATGGAGATGAAGGAGGCGATTTCGCCAGAGCGGAGGCGATAGCTACTGGCACCGCCTTCTCGTTGTATGAGAGTTCATCAGATGAGACCTGGTTCTCTTCATCGGTGAAGCTGTCTAAATCACCGCCGGATCTTCTGGCACCTCCTacacaacaacagcagtaGAGAATTCCCAGAATCAAGCCGAGAATCACCAACCCCACGGCTGTAAATGTTCCTGCAACTTTCCCCTTCGAGTCAAAGAACGATGCAGACTTAGacgtagaagaagttgaggGTGAGTTAGTCGAATCTGGATCGGTATTATGCTGACTTTCGCCGGTTGGATCCGAGTCCAGCCCAGTGCTGGAGTCGCTTGGAGAACTAGCACCATTTCTGAGAGCGGTCACATAGAGTGTTTGAGTTTGGACCGTTTGTGGAACAGTTCCGTTTAGAGTCACGATAGAGTAGACAGTGgtttctttgactttggcCGAGGAATCAGActcagaatcagaagataATGACGATGAaaatgacgatgaagatgtagtAGAAGGTTTACTAGATGTAGATGGAGTTACGGCAACAACTGTAGAGTACGTGACAACCACATTCAGGTAAATAATGCTCTGGATGACGGTAGTACTGGCAGCTTCAAGTGTCTTGGTCACTTGGGTCGTCTGGGTGATCAAGGCTGTACCTGTCAGGGTAACTACTGTGGTAGAGGTGTCGGGGTCTGGCGTCTCCTCGGTATTATCTTCTCCATTACCACTATCATTAGTATCGCTAGAAGAAGCAGAGCCGCTTATTGTGGACGAAGGTGTCCCAACAAGGAAATAGCCATAGAAACCTGCTTGAGCACAATCCTCTAAATCGTAGCTTGGACACTTAACCTGGCAATTGGACAAATCTACGGTATCAGCTGGTACGGAGTTTGAGCACCAACATGAATAACTTTGGAGTATAGCCACAGCGTAGCCTGCATTACGGCAATTATCCAGGCAATACCCAATTGAGTTGTACTGATATGTAGACTGAAAAGTTCCCAAGTTCGAATTAGAACACAGATTAAGAGTCAATGCCGAGACCACAGCTGTGTACATCATAAATATGAGGAACACGGCTCGAAAAGCCAAGGGTGTTCGTTTCGACGCTAGCACCATGCCGAGGACTTGCTCTCTAGCGCAATTGGACAGAGTCGGGATCGACTCGAGAAtaaaactgaaaaattgacTGAACAACCAGAAGCCGAGATGCAGAAATCAGAAGAGAAACCCGGCAAATCTTGAAGCAAATCTAGGAAAGGAAGGAAAGGGAGGAAACCTGATCCCGACACAGAATGTCTACTCGATCAGGGAGCCAGAAGCTTAGCTCTGAAAAAGGCAAAGGGGATGCTAGCACAATGTGGTGGAAGCAGCAGCACTTTGGGATGGAGTAGTGCGTGGAGGCTCGGAGTTCTGGGCTATGGACTGCTACAAGCTATGCCGCGAAATTGTAGGTTCAGCTGAGTTCTGGAGATGATTGGAAACAGTTGTGGTCCTGGAGCTTCCGGTTTCGAATTGCTAGCGAGAATATCTACTCAAACTCAGCAGTCGCTCTGAGCCCGTCTTTCGTCtctctatatatatgtCTAAATATAATTGCtgagaaaaagaaaaatatgAAATCCGGTCGCTGTACGAGATGCAGCTTGCGCTAATTGGGTCTGTACGGATGAGACAAGGGAGAAACGAAATTCCTTCACAGCACTAAGCGGCGACAACTCTGGAACAAGACGGGAAAAACTGGATGGTCCCGCCAGAGGTGATGGGCCACTGTTTATAAGCTGTGGTACCTGAATTTTGCCCATCGGGTTGAGATTCCACCTGAAAAATCTGTGGTTAGCAGTAGCCCAGATTAGGCTTAGGGTTGGACTCTGCTTCTGTTTTGCTTCTCCAGCGGAAAAAATAATCCTGGAAATCCCACATCAACGCTTCGCTGAGCACTTCCGACCACACATAGCCAAGTTCCGAGGGCCGACTTGAAATTTCCCATCCCATCCCTGATGAATGGGCTTGAGGTGCCGTTAGGGAAGGTAACTAAGGGGTGACGGGGTGACGGGGTGCTGGCAGctttgttgttgttatGGGATTGAGAAGTTGCTATAGTTAGAACAGGAAGCTACAGATCGAGTAATTTGGATCTACATTCCATCAACTCGTTTATTCGCTGAGTTCTGTCTGGCGCAGATCTGACCAACTGACACAGCTTGATACAAATGCTGAGCAATTGCGGCACATTTGTCGAATTCTATTTTTTGCTTTGAAACTCTCTGCCTGTTTGTGGCAGTTTGTCATTTCTGAGTCGAATCACTACAGCTGCCCGATTCTGCAGTCTGGCTCTATCGTTTTCGACTTTACCAGGGCGAttttttccaattccacaCCACGTAACAAGACGTCGATTGTAGATCCGGACCATCTGGCATTTCATCGACTATCTGGCAATTGAGATGAAACCAATCCTAACGTAGCTTCCCTATTTCACGTGCCTGAAATCATCGTCGCTGCCGTCAAGGTTATCCGTCTTGACCGATTCAGCACATCCCTGCCCTTATCTGGAAAGATAGCGGATCGCAGATATTCGAGGCCGAGGTTTTCGAGGGGCGGCAGGCGGTCGGATATAGCAGGGCAATTACCGCATGCGGAATTTGTGGTACAGTTCCGGGCTCACATTTCAATGCAGCATCCCCCGGATCTGCACCCATTATTATGGTATAGCTGCTAAAAAATTCActctttgttcttcatctacgTCATCGTCCTTCTACCAGGAACATATCAATTAGGACTTGCATCTGTGGAATGCTATATACACTGTCTATTAAAATACCCAGGAGTGGTGCTTCCCGATTCTCATCAAACGCATCTCATTAACGCACCTCATTAAATTTTCTGGTGCAAAACGGTGTTGGAAATTGTGCAAATGccgaaagaagaatatattgtcaagaaagaagggTAGAAAACTATAGACGACGA
Protein-coding regions in this window:
- the WSC4 gene encoding beta-1,6-N-acetylglucosaminyltransferase, contains WSC domain-containing protein, translating into MYTAVVSALTLNSCSNSNLGTFQSTYQYNSIGYCSDNCRNAGYAVAILQSYSCWCSNSVPADTVDLSNCQVKCPSYDLEDCAQAGFYGYFLV
- a CDS encoding predicted protein — its product is MSNRTSNTTVEPRGSEVENRENVLLLRRQSVPEHESNPQERTKATQKKKKKKPKVRWTEDVVDNEDMNKKKTKICCIFHPQRNFDDGTDSDHSHSDSDSSSDSSGDERGGHEGSSRGPDGGNDSKKIVDGVKKEPIPNAYEYQPVYKNESKLPPGINDER